From Paralcaligenes sp. KSB-10:
GAGTCTACCTGCCACAGGACAAACTACATCGTTACGGCGTCAGCGAAAAGGCCCTGGCCCGGCGGCAAACCGGCAAGAACTGGCAGGCCTTGATGCAGGGCCAGGTGCAGCAGGCGCGCGGCCTGCTCTGCGCGGGCCTGCCGTTGGCGCACCGCCTGCCCGGCCGCATCGGTTTCGAATTGAGGCTGGTCGTACAGGGCGGCCTGCGTATTCTCGAACGCCTGGACCAACTACACTACGACGTATTCAACCACCGCCCCACGCTGCAAAAACGCGATTGGGCCCTGTTACTATGGCGCGCTTTACGTTAATGAGCACCCAAGCCGCCGCTTCGACGACCCGGACACGCTGAGATACATGAGCCCCGACGAATACTGCCAAGACAAGGCCGCCCAAAGCGGCTCAAGCTTCTATTATTCCTTTTTATTTTTGCCGCCTGAACGCCGCAAGGCCATTACCGCGCTTTATGCCTTTTGCCGCGAAGTCGACGATGTGGTCGACGAATGTACCGACCCGTCCGTAGCCCGGATCAAGCTCGCCTGGTGGCGCACGCAAATCGAAAAAATGTTCGAGGGCAAATCCGAACATCCGGTCACCCAGGCCCTGGCCCCGCATATCGAGTCCTGCCGCCTGGACGCCCGGCGCCTGCAGGCCATTATCGACGGCATGGAAATGGACCTCGACCAAACCCGTTATCTGGACTGGGCCGGTTTGCGCAAATATTGCTGGCACGCCGCCGGAGTGGTGGGCGAGCTTTCCGCCGGGATCTTCGGCTATACGCAAGATGCCACCTTGCTCTACGCCGAAAAACTGGGCCTGGCCTTCCAACTGACCAATATCATTCGCGACGTGGGCGATGATGCACGCCGCGGGCGGATTTACCTGCCCGTCGACGATATGCAGAAATACGATGTCAAGGCCTCCGAGATCCTGAACAGCCAATACTCGGAACGTTTTGTGGAGTTGATGCGTTTCCAGACCGAACGCGCCCGCCAATACTACCGCGAAGCCATGCGTGCCCTGCCTGAAATCGATCGGCGCGCCCAGCGGCCAGGCCTGATGATGGCGGCCATCTACCATGCCCTGCTCAATGAAATCGAACGCGACAACTGGCAGGTGCTGGACCAGCGCATATCGCTCACCCCCATACGCAAATTCTGGCTGGCCTGGAAGATCTGGGTAGGTGGCGGGCGTAGCCTGGTCAAACGCCTGAGTCAATGAAAATAGCCGTTATCGGGGCGGGCTGGGCAGGACTCAGTGCGGCCCTCGGGCTCCAGCGTCAAGGCCATCACGCGGTCGTGTTCGAAGCCGCCCGCATCCCCGGCGGTCGCGCGCGCAGCCTCCATTCGCCGCGCCTGAATGCCACCATCGATAACGGCCAGCACATATTGTTGGGCGCCTACACCGAAACCCTTGCCCTGATGCGCCAGTTGAACCTTCCAATCGAATCGCGCCTGTTGCGCCTGGGGCTGAACCTGCAGGCCGCCGATGGCAGTTTCCGCTTGCGGGCGCCGGTACTGCCTGCGCCATGGCACTTGCTGGCTGGCATGGTGGGCATGCGGGGTCTGAGC
This genomic window contains:
- the hpnD gene encoding presqualene diphosphate synthase HpnD, encoding MSPDEYCQDKAAQSGSSFYYSFLFLPPERRKAITALYAFCREVDDVVDECTDPSVARIKLAWWRTQIEKMFEGKSEHPVTQALAPHIESCRLDARRLQAIIDGMEMDLDQTRYLDWAGLRKYCWHAAGVVGELSAGIFGYTQDATLLYAEKLGLAFQLTNIIRDVGDDARRGRIYLPVDDMQKYDVKASEILNSQYSERFVELMRFQTERARQYYREAMRALPEIDRRAQRPGLMMAAIYHALLNEIERDNWQVLDQRISLTPIRKFWLAWKIWVGGGRSLVKRLSQ